tattaaatatgtaCTCTAGTGCacatttattcaaattaaacAATGACATTATTCTTGGCCCTCTTATTTTAAGCTTTATCACTGAACTGTGCACAATGAAACCAATCgcagaaaaatttattacaaatgGACTCTTTGCCGTATTATTAGAAAGCCCGCTATCAATTATGATTCAACAAGGTAATATTAAGCCAGAATTATATCCTTCACTACATAACATTTGGAGAAATGGCTTATTACCTATTTGCTTAATCTTACTTTCTGAATTCGGTTCACAAATGCTATCAGATTGTTGTTTATTCGTATCTTACTTTtctaaacaaattaaatctACTATATCAATATGGTCTGATTCTAATTTAAGAATATCTAATCCTCTAATTGTTGAAACTTCgcaattaattttactaCAAAAGATATTTGAAAGTTTAGATTACAAGAACTTCTTATCTAAAGCAAGTGCTGGCCATAGCAGCAAAGAAactaatattgaattaataaCTGGCTTAGATTCTTCTTTCGatagaaaattattgaacTCTGAGCTAAatagattattaattcatcctaaatatttgaattctcGAATAATTGCCAGTAATTTAGAAGAACAGTACTCATTAGATGATGAAAGTTTAAGAGTCGGGTTTGTCAAGGAtgttattcaaaaaataaaagctTTACAGGAATCTTTAAACTAAAAGCATACTGATTTTAATGAACAGGCggtactattattatattaaattagatatatattacgtatttaattaaattaaaatgtatattagattaaatatctttttgaatatttaatgaagGGGATTTAAGAAAGTGCGTTACATTAAAGAAACATCAGCATTAAATGAGAAGTTATTTTCCTAAGAACATTTTCCTAAAATCCTCGTTTGTCATAGTACCTTTTTCTTCAGAAGTTACTCTTTGAAGATTAACTGACGTTGTCGAAGTATCTATGTCTTTGAGATTGTTAGAAATTGGCGTTTTATTGGTGTGGTGGTCTTTGTTTGAATTCTTCAGATCGTGAATAGTTCCACAATGGATAACGTTATTTTGAAAACGTTGGCCATTTAATCCCATCATAAGTTTTGCAGCTATAGTTTCTGATTTGCATACGATTAAACAGCCACTATAATCAGTCACTAAATATACCTTGTCAAGATCATCCTGTGACACAGTTGGAATGATCTTTAAAACAAATGCAgtgattttttctttagatATCTTATCTGATATAATAGGATGCAATGAGACTGTCCGTGATATTTTATCACTATGTCGAGCAGataataaactttttatttcttgtCTCTCTAGATAAGGTTTTTGTTCTGCTATTGTTATTGATATTGGATTAGATCCAACTTTAAGgtatgaattatttaatttaattgctTTTTCTGCGCTTTCAGCATTGAGAAATATGATAAATGCAAAactatttgatttattattaggaGATATTATTcgaatattttgaatttctcCACAGACTAGAAAGTAagttttcaaaatttcttctgttgctaattcattatcaatatttctGACAAGGATTTCTCTTTTCTCTTTAATTGCAGAATCAGATCTCTCTTGTTTCATTGCAGGATTTGATAATTTGGCCACTAATTTATATCcatgaatatttttatcattgaATCTACTAACTGCTAGTAAAGCTTCCTTATTAGAGCAAACATCAACGTAGCAAAACCGTCTCTTTGAATTGAAGCGTAATGAGGGGAATCTTATACTTAATggaagaatattattttctttaaagatGCTTCTGATATCGGATACTTCAAAGGTGGGTGGAAAATTGGTTATCCAAATAGTTGAATCCACTAATGGTTTCACAATGATTTCATTTTGTCCAATTTTCTTAAAAGTTTTTGTTTGGGCAATAAGGACATCGTTATAGCTTTCAAACTCAAGTCTTGCAATTTTAGATGAATTATCTAACGTAGCAACAAGAtcaatatgaataatatttccaCAATCATGGAAAATATTACGAGTCTTTTGTTGGTTATAACTTTTTGGCAGATTAGTTACAATAATTGTGGAAACTTCTCTGTTTCTAGATTGAGAATGATGATgtgaattaaattttttggtaGAAGTAAATCCtgtttcattttctaattcacGCTTTCTAATATCTTGGGACATTTATGAATAAAAGTTGTTAATtgttatataaaattagtGCTCAtcttgtaaaatattagttATTTATGTATACATATTTGAAACCTTTttctgatattaatattgcCATCATTTTTCTACTTTTGTCTGTTTCCTAAACGgatctttttttcaatgaaaAGCGATGagacttttaaaaaaaaaaaaattattcaatcatttctctttattaattatataattcaaaGTAATTAAAACTTTGAATAAGGTATAAATAAGCAGCTTTATTACTGAATATTCTAGTATACAATGGTAACATCATTAGGAAGAATGGATAGCAAAGAGTACTTGGTTTCCTACGGCTGGAAAGAGGGAGAAGCACTACGAGATGGCGGTTTAAAGAAACCTATTCTTGTAAAACATAAGAGAGACAAAAAGGGATTAGGCAATTCTCCAGGTAATGATGATAGTGAAGCTTGGTGGGAGCGTTTATTTGATGGTCAACTTAAATCATTGGATGTTAGCGTTAGTGGGAGTTCGTCAAGCAGTTCTATTTCTTTCAAGCAAGACTCTCCAGTAGCCACTGCAGTCTCTCGCCAAAGTTCCCCATTATACTCCTGGTTTGTAAAAGGTGAAGGCCTCAAAGGCACAATTGG
The window above is part of the Henningerozyma blattae CBS 6284 chromosome 2, complete genome genome. Proteins encoded here:
- the TMA23 gene encoding Tma23p (similar to Saccharomyces cerevisiae TMA23 (YMR269W); ancestral locus Anc_8.823) yields the protein MDSKEYLVSYGWKEGEALRDGGLKKPILVKHKRDKKGLGNSPGNDDSEAWWERLFDGQLKSLDVSVSGSSSSSSISFKQDSPVATAVSRQSSPLYSWFVKGEGLKGTIGQKITDEEPKVISISKKRKRDDDTSHNSRSKKSKKDKSKEKSKKDKKEKKVKKAKKDKKDKKEKKEKKHKIEKKEKMDKKCKKEKITKIVEKREK
- the PRP24 gene encoding U6 snRNP complex subunit PRP24 (similar to Saccharomyces cerevisiae PRP24 (YMR268C); ancestral locus Anc_8.822), which encodes MSQDIRKRELENETGFTSTKKFNSHHHSQSRNREVSTIIVTNLPKSYNQQKTRNIFHDCGNIIHIDLVATLDNSSKIARLEFESYNDVLIAQTKTFKKIGQNEIIVKPLVDSTIWITNFPPTFEVSDIRSIFKENNILPLSIRFPSLRFNSKRRFCYVDVCSNKEALLAVSRFNDKNIHGYKLVAKLSNPAMKQERSDSAIKEKREILVRNIDNELATEEILKTYFLVCGEIQNIRIISPNNKSNSFAFIIFLNAESAEKAIKLNNSYLKVGSNPISITIAEQKPYLERQEIKSLLSARHSDKISRTVSLHPIISDKISKEKITAFVLKIIPTVSQDDLDKVYLVTDYSGCLIVCKSETIAAKLMMGLNGQRFQNNVIHCGTIHDLKNSNKDHHTNKTPISNNLKDIDTSTTSVNLQRVTSEEKGTMTNEDFRKMFLGK